GACATCGCGGCGGACTTCCAGGCGCTGGTGCAGCAGTCGATGTCCAAGGGCGTCGCGGACGCCGAGCTGCGCGTCTGGGCGCCCCAGGGCGCTCAGGTGCTCTTCGTCCGGCAGGTCTCGCCCACGGTCGAGGAGCTCACCGCGCGGCGGACCGAGGTCAACCCGCTCACCGGCGCGTACCCCACGGGATCCTGGGGCGACGAGTCGCGCGACTACCACGTGGCGGTGCGCGTCGCCTCGAAGCCCGTGGGCACCGAACAGCTCGCGGCGCGCGTGCAGCTCGCGGTCGGCGGTCAGGTGCTGACCTCCGGCCTGGTCAAGGCCCGCTGGTCCGACGACGACGCGCTGACCGCGCGCCTGAGCCCCGAGGTCGCGCACTACACGGGCCAGGCCGAGCTCGCGTCCGTGATCCAGGAGGGCCTCGCGGCCAAGGCGGCCGGCGACGAGGCGACGGCCACGGTCAAGCTCGGCCGTGCCGTGCAGCTCGCGCAGCAGACGGGCAACGAGGAGGCGACGAGCCGGCTGCGGCGGGTCGTCGAGATCGACGACCCCGACCAGGGGACCGTGCGCCTGCGCAGGAACACGGACAGGCTCGACGAGATGGCGCTCGACACCGCGTCGACCAAGACCACGCGGGTGCGCCGGTGAGCGTGCTCTGCCCCGACGGCCACCGGTCGCAGGCGACGGACTACTGCGACGTCTGCGGGGCGCCGATCCCCCACGCACCGGTCGCACCCACGGCGCCGCCGACGAGCGCGTCGACGGCCACGTCCACCGGCGCGTCCACCGGCGCCGCCACGGCGTGCCCGCACTGCGGGTCGCCCGCCGCGGCGGGAGCGCTGTTCTGCGAGAACTGCGGATACGACTTCACGACGGGGGCGACCCCGAGCCCGATCCCGCCGGGGGCCCCGGTGGCCGTGCCGGTGGAGCCGACCACGGGCGCGGTCCCGGCCGTCGTCGCGGCGGGAGCACGCGCCACACCCGACCCCGACGGCGTCGCACCCGGTGCCGCGGCACCCCCGCAGGCGGCAGCCGAGGACCCGGCGCCGGGCGTCCCGCAGGAGGCCTCCGCGCTGCCCACGCCGACGATCCCGGGTGGCGAGGTGTGGGTCGCCGAGGTGTGGGTGGACCCCGACTGGTACGCGCTGCAGACCCCCGAGGACCCGCTGCCGTCGGTCGGGCTGCCGCAGCTCGTCACGCTGCGCACGCGGTCGGCGCTCGTCGGGCGCCCGTCGGTGTCCCGCAACATCCACCCGCAGGTCGACTGCGGCAGCGACTCGGGCGTGTCCCGGCGGCACTGCCAGCTGAGCACCGACGGCCAGCGCTGGTGGGTCGAGGACCTGCAGTCGTCGAACGGCACGCACGTCGCGCGCGTGGGGGACCCGTTGCCCACCACGCCGATCCCGCCCGGCCAGCGCGTCGAGCTGCAGGACGGCGACCGCGTGTACGTGGGTGCCTGGACGCGCATCGTCGTGCGCGAGGCACTGCCGGGCGAGGTCTGACGCGCCCGGTCCGCGGGCCGGCCGACGGGCCACGCGATCGGGCGAATCGCCCCTGCTCGGGGTGGTTCCTGCACGTCGGGGGCGCGCTCCGGCGCTAGGCTCCCGGGCGACCGGACGCCGCGGCCCTGGGCCGCGACCAGGCGTCATCGGGGCCCCATCGGGCCCGACACCAGCAAAGGGGAGCCGTGGCCGTCCTCACCGCGGACAAGAAGGTCCTGCACGCCGATCTGGAAGGTGACTCGCTCCGGGCCGCGTCCGGCTCGATGGTCGCCTACACCGGCAAGGTCGAGTTCAAGTCGGCCGGCATGGGTGGTGGCGGCGGGCTCCGTGCCGCGATCCGCCAGCGCGTCGCCGGCGAGTCCATCTCGCTCATGACCTGCAGCGGCGCCGGCCGCGTCTACCTCGCGCAGAACGCGATGGACGTCACGGTCGTGCAGCTGCAGAACGACCGGCTCACGGTCGAGTCCGAGCACATCCTGGCCGTCACCGACGGGCTCCAGCTCGACGTGCAGTTCGCGGGCCTGCGCGGCATGACGTCGGGCCAGGGGCTCGCGACCACCACCGTCACCGGCACCGGCCAGTGCGCGATCCTCTCGGAGGGCCCGCTCATCGCGCTCGCCGTGAACCCGGGCGAGCCGCTCGTCGTCGACCCCGACGTGTACGTCGCCGGTACGGGGCAGACGCAGATGAGCCTGGTCTCCGGGGTGTCCTGGCGCTCGCTGGTCGGTGAGGACGGCGGCGAGCCGTTCTCGCTGCGGTTCGAGGGCCAGGGCATCGTCTACATCCAGCCGGCCGAGCGCTGAGGGGCACCGGAATGCCGTTCGAGAAGGTCAACAGCAAGGTCGTCCGGGTCCCCGTGACGGCACAGAGCCCGGTGCTCGCGCGTCGCGGTGCGATGCTCGGCTACACGGGCCAGGTCGCGTTCCGTCCGATCCACGGCCAGGGCCAGGGCGTCGGCGGGATGATCGGCACCGCGATGGCGGGCGAGTCCAACCCGATGATGGCGACCGAGGGCACGGGCTCCGTGCTCTACGGGTTCCGCGGTCTGCACGTCACGGTCATCGAGCTGACGGGCGACTCGCTCACCGTCGAGGCCGACCGCCTGCTCGCGCACGACGCGAACCTGCAGACGTCCGTCGAGTTCATCGGCCAGGGCGGCATCCGGTCCGCCGTGCGCGGCGCGATGACCGGGCAGGGCCTGTTCACCACCCGCATCTCGGGTCAGGGCTCGGTCGCGCTGCTGTCGCACGGGGGCACGTTCCCCCTCCAGCTCACCGGCGAGACGGTCGGCGTGGACCCCCAGGCGTACGTCGGGCACACCGGCGCGCTCAACGTCGACCTGAAGGCCAGCGTCGGGCTGCGCGACATCGTCGGGCGCGGCTCGGGTGAGGCGTTCCAGCTCCACGTGTCCGGTCACGGCACGGTGTACGTCCAGGCCTCGGAGGAGAAGTTCTGATGATCAGTGGCATCGACAGCACGATCCTGGACGCCCGCAGCCTGCCGGCGAACGACAACGTCAACCCGTACGCCTTCTCGATCGACCTGAACGGCGAGTGGTTCACGTCCAAGGGCGCGATGATCGCCTACTACGGCACCATCGACTTCTCGGGCATCAGCGCGTACGCCTCGCGTGCCGCGTGGGTCGCCGCGCGGTTCTCCTCGCCCCTGTACGCGCAGGACTGGGTGGTCGCGTCGGGGCACGGCAAGCTCGTCATCGGCGACCGTGGGAACGACATCAACTCCTACGACCTGGACGCCGGCAACCTCACGATCAAGCAGACCAACCTGCTGGCCTTCGAGACCGGTCTCGAGCTCAAGCAGTCGATCGTGCCCG
The Cellulomonas gilvus ATCC 13127 DNA segment above includes these coding regions:
- a CDS encoding FHA domain-containing protein, which produces MAVPVEPTTGAVPAVVAAGARATPDPDGVAPGAAAPPQAAAEDPAPGVPQEASALPTPTIPGGEVWVAEVWVDPDWYALQTPEDPLPSVGLPQLVTLRTRSALVGRPSVSRNIHPQVDCGSDSGVSRRHCQLSTDGQRWWVEDLQSSNGTHVARVGDPLPTTPIPPGQRVELQDGDRVYVGAWTRIVVREALPGEV
- a CDS encoding AIM24 family protein, with protein sequence MPFEKVNSKVVRVPVTAQSPVLARRGAMLGYTGQVAFRPIHGQGQGVGGMIGTAMAGESNPMMATEGTGSVLYGFRGLHVTVIELTGDSLTVEADRLLAHDANLQTSVEFIGQGGIRSAVRGAMTGQGLFTTRISGQGSVALLSHGGTFPLQLTGETVGVDPQAYVGHTGALNVDLKASVGLRDIVGRGSGEAFQLHVSGHGTVYVQASEEKF
- a CDS encoding VWA domain-containing protein, whose translation is MAVFTAEVFQNEFLPAGGTDVHAIVTVTGSDVGSARTASGGVAEIIMIDTSGSMNGRNLDAAKHAAQVAVDQIVDGTWFAIIGGSHVAQRLFPYPNAPRDMVQMEPAARAEAKRAITTLLPSGGTAMSTWLALADRLFATVPHASQRHAILLTDGKNESEPRAALSAVVRQVTGHFQCDARGVGASWQVDELREISTALLGTVDLIASPEDIAADFQALVQQSMSKGVADAELRVWAPQGAQVLFVRQVSPTVEELTARRTEVNPLTGAYPTGSWGDESRDYHVAVRVASKPVGTEQLAARVQLAVGGQVLTSGLVKARWSDDDALTARLSPEVAHYTGQAELASVIQEGLAAKAAGDEATATVKLGRAVQLAQQTGNEEATSRLRRVVEIDDPDQGTVRLRRNTDRLDEMALDTASTKTTRVRR
- a CDS encoding AIM24 family protein → MAVLTADKKVLHADLEGDSLRAASGSMVAYTGKVEFKSAGMGGGGGLRAAIRQRVAGESISLMTCSGAGRVYLAQNAMDVTVVQLQNDRLTVESEHILAVTDGLQLDVQFAGLRGMTSGQGLATTTVTGTGQCAILSEGPLIALAVNPGEPLVVDPDVYVAGTGQTQMSLVSGVSWRSLVGEDGGEPFSLRFEGQGIVYIQPAER
- a CDS encoding AIM24 family protein, translating into MISGIDSTILDARSLPANDNVNPYAFSIDLNGEWFTSKGAMIAYYGTIDFSGISAYASRAAWVAARFSSPLYAQDWVVASGHGKLVIGDRGNDINSYDLDAGNLTIKQTNLLAFETGLELKQSIVPGFVTLIGTGKFLASSNGPVIFVEPPFRADPEALLGWADCPSPSQHYDYNWMAQSLMAGVQGMFGRNSGEERQYDFTGAGTVLLQSSEVQRHDPALLRIVEAQTQMLDNRSAGQLGQRLVARAQQQ